AAAATTGCCATCTCTTCTAGAAACCCGAAAAATGGAGTATATGATATGATGtgatatgatcatatcatatggTATGGCATATTTTGGTCTCTATTAATGTGTGGAACATTATCAACAATTTACATTTCAGTTCATATGGGGGTTATATATTGCTGGGAGATTTTGTGTCATGGACACAACCTATCCTCATATCTCCACTTTTAGAAACCGTATTTTGGATGATTGGAAATGCGCAATTGATATGAGAAATTTTGGGATCTGGCCACCTCCTGATGGTTGTGGCATACAGATTTTTATTTTGCTTCTAACAGATAATAAGTAGAAAGGCTAATTATTGTATTTTACTGAGTACAGAAGGACTTGGACCTTTATAACAACACCATCAGTCAAACCAAATGGACAAGTATTGGCAATGGTAGCTCCCAGCGGCCTTCATCACAAAAGCCAACAAATCAAGGACATGCTTTGAGAAGATCTGTGAGTCACAAGGATTTCTTGCAGTCACATGACATTTACTCGGTAACTCTGCAAATCTAAAATTCTATGATTATTTTGCATTTTCCCTTCTCATTGGAGGTGGTGTGCATGCTAGATAAAAAGAATAATAGAAATAGGAGATCATACAAATAGATGCAAAAGAATTGATTTTTCTTGAGTGTAAGTGCGCTTAAAATGAGTTGATACTGATTATCACACTCTTTGTATTTAGTGTTGGTTTGGTGAAGTAATCTTGAACAACTGGGAAATTTGACTTTATGtgacttttttttcttctcctttgttGTTGTTTTTTACTAGAGCCAGTCTTCTTTGCTAACTTATGATGAAACACGGGAAGTTTGTTCACATAAAAGTGAGACTGAGAAAACAATTCAGGCAGTTGATGCCCAGGAAAAGGTTAGTTTTACTAGTTGAGACCAACAGTCTGTATGAGCTAGTGTTCATTATCTGCAGTAATATCTTAAGGCATTTAGTGCAATCAATGACTCAAATTTATTGAGTTCCGCCTGAGATATCTAACATCTGTGGTTCCCATTGCATTCTCAGATGGAACATCCCACTGGGGATGGAGAGGGGACTGGATTATATGAAGCCATGCATAAAGAAGTGAGACATGCAGTAGAAGAGATCAAGACTGAGCTTGAGAAGGCTTGTGTTCTTGCGGAATTCATGTCTCAGTTTTCATTAGCTGACAAAAATTTTGTCCATCTTAACTTTAATTGCGGCTGTTTCTAATCCAAAATAGTAGGAAAAGCTTATGCTTATCATAGTTATTTATTAAGTTTGTGATTCTCCTACAATCATTATTGTGTCATCATTTACATGTTCATAATAGCATACATATAAGATATCCTTTACTTTCCGATACTCATGAAATTTATTGTTTATGCAGGTCAGGGTGAAAACAGAACCCACAACCATTCTCAATGACAGTGAGAACCAGGCAAAGAGTTTGAATGTTATCCAAGTTATTACTGATATCCGAAGGAACTACACCACCAAATTGGAACAGGCATGATAGAGGAGATTCCTTTTTGATACTTGTGGGAATATAGTATTTGGTGAATAGCCTGTGTAGTTAATTGTGATAATTCATGAAAATGCAATAGTTTGTATAATCTGTCATGCTTTTACATATCCCACTAAAAGTTGGTTGATGCATgacatttttgagaatatgtCTAAGAAATGCATGGAATTTGGGAGACAAATAAGGCTAGACATGCACTAGAAGATATAATTTCTTACTTGTGTCTTCTGTGCTCCTTTATATTTTCCAAGATTACATCCGTTTTCCACTATTGATCTTCTTTTTTCATTGCCTACCATACTGAGGAAACCAAACAACCATTCTGTTACAAACTTGAAGTCACCTAAGATTGGTAAACCCCTACATTTCATCTGGTAATTTAGGTTGGGAGTCAGTTTCCTGCATGAAACAAAATTTGCGTTACTTGGATTTATGGTCTTTCATCATTTTAGTCCAAACTATGTTGCTTCATTTTAGATGACCTTTTTCTTAATCATCATATTTTGCTATCATGTGTCGTAAATTTTGATAATGTTATGCTCTTttattcatttttctttaaatgatggcaaaaaaaaagaatgagagatAATGTTTGGAAAATTCAGAGTAAGTTCTACTAAATTAATACCAGGCGCTTGTATGGTTTGCTGCATATATTAAAGTACTTTTTTTTGGCTTAATTTTTCCAGTCAGAGAAGTGGAAGCAAGAATTGCTGGCAGAATTGGCAGCAGAGGAGCAGCATGGTCAGGAGCTTACTAAAATTGTGAAAGAGTTGCTTTCTTCACCAAAACCAGCTGCTGCTCCAGAAAGACCCTCACGATCTAGAAGTGTAAGCTTACTCTTAAGCATCGTTTATGGTgaattcatcatttttttctcatGACACTACCATTTTTAGTTGAACATGTTTCAGAGAAACAATGATAGAACAAGGATGTCTAAACGTCTGACAGAGGAGGCAGAAAGATATTTTGAAGATTTCCTTTCAAATGTTGAAGATGCAGACATATCATCCTTTGATGGAGAAATAAGTGATACGAGTTCCACGTTTAGAGACTTGATGCTGCATAATAATTTACCAGAAACACCTACGAGTTTGACAAAAGCTGCTCCGCTGCCTGTTGAGGCAGATGGTGTTGTACTTCCTTGGTTGCAGTGGGAGACCAGTAATGATATGTCTCTGTCATGCAAAACTAAGACTGAGGTGCCAGTGATATCAGGAAATATTTTGCCTGCTTCAGCACAGGTGGTTATTTTTGTTCATTTTCTGGAacatttttcctttcttttgaaTGTGATGGTGAGATCTATAACTATTTCTTGGACAATCATATTAGATATTTCAGATCTTGTAAGTTTCATAACTTGTATGAGAAAATAAGGCAACAAATGTGGTGCTGAATATTTGTAACTCATTAAACAATATTCATGGTCACTCAGACCTAATCTATAGTGGTTGATACGGTTTTGTTTGAGACTGGTATTTATAGACTTCTTTTTGGTCTCTACTTGCTGGTTTTCTGAGCATTCTGAGAGATgttttatgcatgtattatatTTTTGAGAATTTATGCATATATTATTACCATGATTGATACATGCAGATATTTGGTCATTAACTATTATGTGTACCAAGTCCGTTTTGCTTTTGAAGTATCGGATCCTCCTTGGCTGGTTGATTTGCCCGTTAATGTCTTCTTTGACATAATATGTTTCAGGAAGCCAGTGCTGAATTTGATGGAGGGAAACTCATCAGCAGTAGTCTTGGGAGTTGGATCCCTGAATGCAAGATTTCTAGAGAGGAAAAAGGTGGCAGACTTGGATATGTAGGAAGCCACCTGAGCAATTCTGATGGTGGAGCAGAAGTGTCTAAATTTGACATGGATGAGTACCTGGCCTTACAACACAATGAAGATCTTCTATTCGAGAGGTTGAAGCAGAGGAAAAGAATAGACTCGGGTAGTCTGATTTTATGTGGAAGAACCATACTGTGGAGCTTGGTTGAGCTTTAAAGAAGCTTGGCTATCTTTATATTACACAGAGTGGTGTATGTAGACATTTGAATTGTCAACATCTGCCTCAAATAGTTGAGGGTTAAATATCTCCTTTCTAAATGCAAGCAATCACCTTGTTTAAATTTTGCTCACTGGACGTGGCTTTCTTTGATAAAAGAGCATCAATTCCCAAACTATGCTCAAACTGCGTTGCAGGTGCTTCTTAACTAGCTAATAAGTGAAGCACTTAGCATGCTGTTAGGCTTATATAAACATTACACTCTGTGCCTCGACATTATTCTCGTGGTCTCAATTATTGCAGTACGATCATCTTATGCTAGAGTTGTTGGCACTTTATGCCCAATTCTTGCTCAGGTTGGCAGTGGATTTTTGTTGGTTGGCTTGGTTTCACCATATGAGGTGATGAAGTGTGCCTCTGATAACCTTCAAGGGCTAACATATGATGACCTCTACAGCATTTGTTTGGAATCGGGGCTTCATGTAGCGACTGAATGGTCATATATTTAAGCCTGCATGATAAAAGGTAATTAGGAGAAGCATTACGGCATGATGTGAAGAGGGAACTAGAATTACAAGGCCGATATCACCATCACCTTATTTGATATAGATGTTCCGGTCTCCGGCCAGGCTCCTTGGGAGTCATGAATTCAGCAAGAAGAGTTCAGCTTCTTCAACGAATGGCCCATGTCAGAAATCCGGGCAACTGGGTCACACTTCTCCGCATGGTGATGGTGCTTCAAAACCAAGACCTAACAAGTAAACCCTTCCTTATCTAGCTACCCTTGCCATGTGTCCCACATCTGTTGGACACCTAGATCAGGCCTCACCTGGCAGGTATCCAGCTCAAATTCAATTTAGATGTTCGTGCTCTCATTCCCTTCTAACTGTCAAtgcttttttattttgtttgattCTGTTCACAGAGATCAACACTGGAGTAGACATTCTATAGTTTTTCCAAGCTAAACCTACAGTAAACGGGAGGAAGAGAGGTAGGAGATACCAAAGCCAATGGCAATCCAAACTCCTCTCATCAATGGAGGCTGGAAGACTAACTTCTAAGGGGAAGGCCTCGTCAATTAATCCAGtccctctctatctctcgagcctCTAAGAAGGGCCTCCTTTGTTGTTCGAGCAGCCTCCACACCCCAGCAAAGGTTTGCTTTCTCTGACCATCTATTTTTATAGTCCAGTTTTTGTGATCCATGAAACATCCTTTAAAGGCTGAGAGTCATGAATCCAGCATCGCTTCTTCTTGACAACAGATTACACATCCTGACTTTATATTATCATATGTTCGATCGGTACTCAAGTTTTAGCAGTCTGATATTTTAGGTTGGGCCTCATAAAACCTAGGATTCAATTCTTCTGCATGCGACCACTATAATAACCTCAAAGTCTTTAATATAAAGAGTAGAATAagctatatgtaccaaaaaaaaaaaaaaagagtagaaTAAGCTAAACTTTCAGGTCCTTATCCACTGCTAATATGAATGGCTTGGTGTCTTCACAGCCAGGAGCAGACAGACTCCAGACAGTCGCTCTCTTACTTGGATGGAAGGTATTGATGTAAATTGCAACTCAAATAAGTATTACATGCATTATATAGCCAGCAACTAGCATGCACGAGGCATCCATCTCATGCTTCCTCTCTCGGATCCTGAGGGCACCGGCGGATTCATCGAGCTTAAATGGCTGGCCTACGGCGAGGTCATCAACGGCCGGTTCTCCATGCTCGGTGCCGCCGCGCCGGTGCACTTGCACCCGAGAGCTTGGGCAAGCTCGGCCTATTCCCAGCCGAGACCGCCCTCCCCTGGTTCAAGCCCGGCGTCATCCCTGGCGGGGATCTATAACTGCTGGGCCGACCCTTGCACCCTCTTCGTGATCGAGTTGGCCATTGGGTTCGCGCAGCACCGGCAGTGCCAGGACTGGACCAAGCTAGGCTCCATGGGGAAGCTGGAAGCAGTACTTTTGAGACGTTCTTGGCTGGGTCCGCGGACCCTGCATGCCCTGGTGGTCCCTTGTTCAACCCTGTAGGGGCTTGGGAAGGACGACAAATCCATGAAGGAGTTGAAGCTTAAGGTGGTGAAGAATGGGCGGCTGGCCATGCTGGCTACCTTTGGATAATTTGTTCAGCTATAATTATTACTCCGAGATTTGTCCTGGTCCACGTGGACCTggtccatgcaataatttctcccccTGCCACTTGGCTGACCCAGTCAACAACAACAATTGACCGGTCTTAAATTCCACTAGGGTTACGGTTCTGTGAATGGTGTATTATTATTAGCCGTAGACACGTTGAGCAAGCTGTAACTTCTGTACTATAGTTATGATCTCAAGCACTCTTAATAACCTGAAGAACCTACCTTTacccagccaaaaaaaaaaaccctgcAGAATCTATCAAATTGAACTCAATTGGCTAAAAATGACAAATAATGACTGTTATCCAACCTACTGTGCGACTAGGCGAATAATGCTTGCTATTTTTGTTACATTGATGTATGACTCaggaaaaaataataaatgaatgaaataaataaataaataaataaaatacaacAGTAATATttagaagaataattttttttttaaaaaaagtactGCTCTTATGATCCAAACTTCTCCTGCTTGCTCTATTTTATCATTGTCAAGAGATTATCATGTAAAGCAAACCGATTGGAATCAAAAGCTTTGTTGAAAGTTTTCCCCGTACGTCATTATTATTGTACTAATAATGTAGCTTGAGCCCACAAACCATAAAAAGCAACAAAACCCTAATCATGAAATTACTGAACATAAGCAAAAGTAGAAAAGATAATTACTAAACAAGTTTTTCTTagtgcgcgcgcgcgcgtgcgcgagagagaaagagtgaaaaagtGTGGCGGGGAATGTGGAGGCTCCGGTTCAAGCTTTGTCGGGGCGGATCAAATTCAAACTGGCGGGACCCGCGGATCCCGTTCCAAGCGCGAACATTGGGACATGCTCCCGTACGGATTCGGCATGCGCCTACGTAGCGGACGACGATTGGACCTTGTACACCGACCCCACTTCCCTTGGATTTATTGGGGCTTGCTGTGCTCGCTCCAAGCTGCGCACGACTTGCAAAGACTCTGCAACAGCACCCGAAAACCGGGGACCCAAAAATAAACCCACTGCTACCCACGATGTACGGCGAGGGATCCGAACGCAAAGGCAGCCCTGTCGTTGGTTAACACTACTCTAAGTCAAAGTTGGCATATTCCcataaactctctctctctctctctctctctctctctctctctctcgctgacaTCATGCACTCCTAAAGTTACCATTTACCATGGTGCACTCATAAAAGCTAGCACAGGGACGGGGAAGTGAAAACGGCGATGTAAGGGAATGAGAATTACCCGGTAAGGGCGGTTTCGTTCGTTTGCGGCTTGTCCACGGGGTATCCTTGTGTTCTGTTGCCATTATTAACAGTGACATGTGGTGCTACTTTGCTTGATAACTGCTGGTATAAAACAGTTTCACCGGCTTGATTTCCAAGGATAACAAAATGAATGCCACCTTCCAAGTTTGATCGAGAGTTCCACTTCTTTCATtcaacaaggaaaaaaaaaagaaggattgaGTGTTCCATTTAGAAACTTCTCTTTAGCAAAAGCGTTGAGAAAAGAGATGCCAAACGGCTCATGTTATTTAGTTGTAACATGCAAAAAAGCTATGGAGAATGATATGATTTAACGCAAGCACATCAAATGTCACGCTGAACCTGCTTTTGGTGAGGAGGCCAGCTAGTTTCTAGGGTATCATTTAGTGAAAACAAAGGATAGGTATCAAGATAGAGCATAAAATGAATCTTTTAAATAGAAGGCTTTGATAACAATACCAACTGGTTGAGTCGATGAAGTCACACACACACACTATATTTTCAGAATTGCACCGAGTGAGAATGGGAGGAAGCCGACTAATAGCTATACTACTACTTAATGAAGAGTTTGCCGAAATTACCTTTAAACATCTTCCGCCTTGATAATTTCACTTTCATTTTACAAAAAATTGTAGGCTTTTGTTTTCTATGCAATAAACTATTGTATCGCTAAATCTTATTTTGCTAATAAATGTGAGACAGTTCACAATATTCATGGATataatttaatttctaaattatgcTTATATAAAATCAGGTATCCCGTCAACCTGCATGCATCCAAAGCTATTTAGCTTAGGCATACGGAACAGGATTACATGAACCTTTACCAGGGAGAGCAACtttagcccttttttttttttttttcaaatgctaCAACTCATTTGAAAAAGATGGTAGTTAAAATAGCCGAGaactcaaaaagaaaagaattctcAAGGAAGGATTCAAGGACTAAATGAAATAGCCAAAATGAAATTCATCCGCCATGATTACAACTAAAATTCTTTTCACAAGACCATTTTCCTACATCTCTCGCTCTCTAAAGAAAGAAGCTACCTTTCAGGCTCCTTCAATCATGCTCTGATAACCTCCTATTTGTACACAGGTACTACCACAAGCCATTATTTATTACTTCATGCGCTGTaaattttgagagagagagagagagagagactggcATAGTCCTCAATTAAGCAGTATGAAAATGCCTCCAGGACCAAAAGGAACATTCTATATCGATTTCCTAGTAAGAAGTCATGGATTTCCTTAAAAAAGCCATATGGAAGACTCTCTTTTTTCATTCAGTACTAATACAACTGAGCTTACACATAAAACATACTCCAAACAAGATGAAGACCAGCATTCCAGAAAGGCAACGACAACATTGACATCATTTTTCATGCTTTTGAGAAGATAGTCCCATTAGAACTTCAAACAATTATAAAACTCAAAAATTCAGGGTTTAAGCCTTCATTCTTTCAGCACTGGTCAAGTATGATGCATCTCAATGACCAGTCAGTCTGTATACAAAAGAGGAGATCCTGGCTTCATTGCCAACTTTTTTAAGCAAAATGGAAGATTTTGAGGCCCAGATAATTTTCAACCATTATCAGATAGTTTCATTGGAAGGTCCGACTATAGCACAATGATGGTGTCAGATGGGCTGTTGAAGGTGATTGGAACATATAAGAGCTGAGCGGGACTGAGCCTTCTGAAGTGTTATCATGCTTCACAGGGATATAAGCATTGGCCATTGGGTGTGACAGAGAGTAGGAAGGCCTGACAATTCCTCGGACTTCTCTTGACACATATGGGCTCTTTGGTGGGAAGCAGGAGAAAGGCCTTGGAGGAATAAGAGTACTGGAAGCTTGAAAAGCTGGTGGCAAAGCTACTGCTGGACTAGGTACACTTCTGCTCAGTTCAGCCTCAACTTCAGAAGAATCATCAATTACAATTACATCTCTGTAGGGAGGATGAACAGAAGAAAGAGGATTTTGGTGATGTTGAGATGCGGTAGTTGTCCCTATGCTAGATGGCAGAGGAGAACGGagtttctttcctctcttctgcTGAGACTTTATCGAAGGAACCCCCACAAAGCCACTTACCTGCTGCTTAGCTTTTGGTGAATCCTGGCTGAGGACCGCACAGCCAATTGGAATTTGATGTTGTTGGTATGAGAAGCTAATCTTACTCAAGCCATTGTTCATGGAAGTAAGTCCCAGAGGTAGACATTTCATTGTTGAGGCATAGTCTGAATCAGAAGGAAGAACTTTAGGAAGTTGTGCCAACTCTTCATTTTTCAAAAATAGATCCTTACCCATCAGCCTGAATATTGGATTGGAAGTGGCCTGACCCTGAGCGTGAGAATATGGGCTTGGTGGCCCAAAATCGCTCCCTGGTGGGATTTTAGAAGCAAAATCTGAAGAAACTTCTGCTAAAATGGATTCCGTAGGTGACTCCAGGATGGGGGCAGATATTTCACCAGTTTTCAAACAGTGGAAAGCACTAGAAGACGAGGAGATGGTTGGCCTAATGCACAAGTTGGATACAATCTGCTTTCCCTTTGAAGAAAATATGGACTTAGTCACAGTACTTTGTCTCAAGGGCTGAGGAGATTCTTGTGAAAGGCTTTCCCTGCAAAAGCAGTAGCAAGGTTGATCATGTGACAACTTTTCAGGTTCCGTCACTGCTGCAATTGCCTTAACTTGATTTCTTATTAACTTCATTCCTTCAGTTCCTCTGGTGCTTGCAACACATGGCAATACTGAGTTATTTAACAAGCTCGAGCTCAACTTATCTTGGTCAGCAGCATCTTTCACACATTGTTTTGCATCAGAATCTTTTGATTGGGAAAGTTCTGGAGAACAAGGACAGATGTTTGAGGAAGTTGAAGCGAGAGAACCAGATGCTTCTATACCACCAGCCAAATTACGATCTTGACTTGACGTCATCCTTAATGTGGTTATTGATGAATTCTCTTGAGGAAACCCAAGAACCATGTCCACAGGGACAATCAGAGAAGTAGAAGACACTTTGATGGAAGTACTTCTTTGGTCTTCTGATTGCTTAAGTATGCATAAGTTCCCCTCCTCGCCCACCTGTTCAATGTGCTTGTTGATTATTTTGTTACGGGTAACATCACATTGCAAAACTTGCTCATCATTCAGTCTACCTTCCAATGGTGCTTCAGATCCACAGAAAGATTCTCCATGTTCTAGCTCAGATGGCCGTGGGGTCAACCTGGGACTGAAAGCTGGTGCCAAATGTTGAATAATTAGATTTTCGCCGCCGCCATGTTCATTAACAGCTTTATCCATGGAAGGTTGATTTGCAACATCATCACAGCCAAAGGGCTCACACTGCATATCTGAAGCTTCAATGTCAGAAGCATAGCAGTCAGCTCTAGCTCCCAAATGCAGTCTCTTTTTAGCATCCTGCTGCTTAACCATTGTAGAGAAGCCTTCTCTTTCTTGTTCAGATTCTCGAACTCTGGAGATTGTTAGGTTCTCAGATAAACTGGGCTGGTTGGCATTGCTCGTCTCATTAGCTCTTGGAGAATGATCAAAGCCAAAATCTTCAGTAGAACCATGCAGTCCTTTGTTGATGTCAGATGGTAACTTTCCTCTCCGTTTACCAGAGACTGATATGGATCTATGCTTCCGGAACTTCTTAACGGTCAATCTTTTCTCACCCTCATCACCTTTGCTCTCTTCGAAAGAGAATGACTTTCCTAGCAAAACATTCTTCTTTGACATTGACCTTTTTCTGGTTTGAGGTGAGGGATGACAACACTCGGAAGGTATTGTATTAATGTCAGAAGAATTATCAGACTTCTGTAAGGTACTCAACTGTATCTCTTCTCTTTTGTTTCTTGGCGAAGAAACAAAATTCCCGGATGATCTTGATGGTTTCAGCATGAGACCGCTAGCTAAAGAAGTGTTTTCAGGAGATAACCTAGAATTCAATTTAGGTGGTTTTGGAGGCCTTGTATTCGAATTATGAGTAGCATGGACAGAATTAGATAGAATGTCCACTCTTTTGGTTTTTGGAGAAGAGGCCAAGACCTCAGCTGACCTCGAAAGTTTCAGAATATGGCTTTTAACAACAGAAGAATTACCTGGATCTGGCTGATTACCTTCCACAGAAGTGTCCAAAGTGCTAGGCACTGTGCTTTCCATACTTCTGTGGGTGCCTTTTTTGTTGAATTTTCTTGAGGGACCCGATCGTTTAGAGCATACCCACTGTCTTAATGTTCCAGGACCATGACTCTTGGCTTGGTCTTCAGCATTCAATATGCACGATAGGGATTCTTCCTTCTTGTCATAAGTATTTGAATGGCAATCTCCAATTTGTGTCACTAGAGTCTGGTAAGGAAAAAGTAAAAAGAGATAAGATACTCATGTTATCACATCTGATGTCATGCTACAAAAATGAAAGACCAAAACAACTCAGACAAATAAGCAAAACTACacaaaggtaaaaaaaaaaaaaaaaaaaaaaaagagaaaggtaaaaataaaataaatgtagCTTGGTGCACAAATGAGAACTGGTTGTTTACTATTTAACTTCATAATAAGTATTCGTATAAAAAGGAAAATTATGAGCTCAAAATGCTAGCAGAGTTGCAAggaaaattatgagaaaaagttgaatagcaagcataagcaaggtgCATCATATCATGGACATGAAAATATTGTAATTATATTGAGACTGCAATGCAGGGTCAAGCGGTCATATTCATGGCTTATCAGCTAATTGTCAGATCAAATATCagccaacaattttttttttttttgtaaaaaaaaaaaaaagatcatggtCATTTCATGATTCAGAATCAGTGTCCTTTGCAAGTTCGATtccagattttgaaaaattgacagaaatattgtaacaccccaaaaaagaaagaaagacaaaCACACGTTGAAGGATTGGTTTGTCATGTTCCGGAtgacatattttaaatcaaagttTTCCTATCAACCACATTCTACTGATTTTGGAAGATCAAACAGTTTGGGAGATCAAACAGCTGCACTATGTTGCTTCATCATGAGTTCACAAAAGGATGACGCTTGCATAGATCCAGGTTTGCTCATATTTAGCAACATGTACTATATATGTacttaaaaaaaaaggaaaaactaaTGTACCATACCTTGCCTCTAAACAGCTTGAATGAGCACAATCTTTTTTTATGTTGATTAGTTTTCATATACTTTGAGTACTTGGATTTGAAACacttcttcttgctgatcaaaGAACTCTTGCCTGCTGTAATGCCTTTCACATGCTTCCTCAACTTACGATTCTCCTTTGAATTCACTGGTGGTACATCAGTGAACTTAGATATAATTCGAAGCTTCGTCCCATTTGAATCAACATAAACCGCCCCATCATTTCCATCATTCGAGGCACCAGATATTGACAACTTTGGTCTTTTGCTTTCACAGCTAACCTCACCAGCCGCTGCCACCAAAGCTAAGTCTACAGCCCAGTTCGTGCCGTTCCTTCTATCAAGGTCTTCGATCGTGCAGCGGGGTGCAGTTGTATAGATATCCACCATCAGCCTTTTCTTCCTTGGTTTCACTTTTGAAAGCTTGGGCACGCCCCGCTTGGTATCAGACTCCTCAGAGAGGCACTGATCAATGTGAGCGTTCAAAGTGGTGTTTGATGTGGATGTGAATGTCTTACAAACAGGGCAAACCTTTGAAGCCATGGGATCTGAAACAGTGCTGGAACTGGATACTATATCTTCCTCCCTGATGGTCTCGGATGTGCTGCTCAACTTTACAACTGACCTGCACTTCTTCTCCGATGGTTCACATCTGACTTCAAGCTTTTCCGGCAGCAAAGGAGGTTCCTCAACCTCTAATTCTGATGATGCTTCCGAAGCACTTTTATTTACATTTACTGTGCAAGGTCGTTCACTGGTCTGGCCCGATATTCTCTTGATCCGACCGTGATTCGTAATGGTGGAGACCGGTTCAGGTTCAACACTGATCAGTTCATCACCTGAATGGATTCTGCGATCGACCTTAGATTTTCTAGACAATGATAATAAGTGTTGAGCTTGATCTGAACACTCTACAACCAATTGATCTGGTGGCAAACAGAATTCATGCTCAATGCTATCGAGAATTGGACCAATATCTTTAGTTTCAAGTGATTT
The DNA window shown above is from Elaeis guineensis isolate ETL-2024a chromosome 8, EG11, whole genome shotgun sequence and carries:
- the LOC105050539 gene encoding uncharacterized protein isoform X7, whose product is MATAALRSTSRRAPIGGGGGVEDAGSSNCGGDRRRSRSLSRYSGRFPSPPPVSDDFSTPRGRFVNKVRVSGFPEISLDDLADEFFRARAESEEEEEEERRSAARRSDRRSSVASYRMETESSRRRGRSVSRPPDRRAADGKPTTGGSSRRQRSVTVARHRCSDSEKDLDLYNNTISQTKWTSIGNGSSQRPSSQKPTNQGHALRRSVRVKTEPTTILNDSENQAKSLNVIQVITDIRRNYTTKLEQSEKWKQELLAELAAEEQHGQELTKIVKELLSSPKPAAAPERPSRSRSLNMFQRNNDRTRMSKRLTEEAERYFEDFLSNVEDADISSFDGEISDTSSTFRDLMLHNNLPETPTSLTKAAPLPVEADGVVLPWLQWETSNDMSLSCKTKTEVPVISGNILPASAQEASAEFDGGKLISSSLGSWIPECKISREEKGGRLGYVGSHLSNSDGGAEVSKFDMDEYLALQHNEDLLFERLKQRKRIDSGSLILCGRTILWSLVEL
- the LOC105050539 gene encoding uncharacterized protein isoform X6, giving the protein MATAALRSTSRRAPIGGGGGVEDAGSSNCGGDRRRSRSLSRYSGRFPSPPPVSDDFSTPRGRFVNKVRVSGFPEISLDDLADEFFRARAESEEEEEEERRSAARRSDRRSSVASYRMETESSRRRGRSVSRPPDRRAADGKPTTGGSSRRQRSVTVARHRCSDSEKDLDLYNNTISQTKWTSIGNGSSQRPSSQKPTNQGHALRRSVSHKDFLQSHDIYSVRVKTEPTTILNDSENQAKSLNVIQVITDIRRNYTTKLEQSEKWKQELLAELAAEEQHGQELTKIVKELLSSPKPAAAPERPSRSRSLNMFQRNNDRTRMSKRLTEEAERYFEDFLSNVEDADISSFDGEISDTSSTFRDLMLHNNLPETPTSLTKAAPLPVEADGVVLPWLQWETSNDMSLSCKTKTEVPVISGNILPASAQEASAEFDGGKLISSSLGSWIPECKISREEKGGRLGYVGSHLSNSDGGAEVSKFDMDEYLALQHNEDLLFERLKQRKRIDSGSLILCGRTILWSLVEL
- the LOC105050539 gene encoding uncharacterized protein isoform X5, with the translated sequence MATAALRSTSRRAPIGGGGGVEDAGSSNCGGDRRRSRSLSRYSGRFPSPPPVSDDFSTPRGRFVNKVRVSGFPEISLDDLADEFFRARAESEEEEEEERRSAARRSDRRSSVASYRMETESSRRRGRSVSRPPDRRAADGKPTTGGSSRRQRSVTVARHRCSDSEKDLDLYNNTISQTKWTSIGNGSSQRPSSQKPTNQGHALRRSSSLLTYDETREVCSHKSETEKTIQAVDAQEKMEHPTGDGEGTGLYEAMHKEVRHAVEEIKTELEKVRVKTEPTTILNDSENQAKSLNVIQVITDIRRNYTTKLEQSEKWKQELLAELAAEEQHGQELTKIVKELLSSPKPAAAPERPSRSRSLNMFQRNNDRTRMSKRLTEEAERYFEDFLSNVEDADISSFDGEISDTSSTFRDLMLHNNLPETPTSLTKAAPLPVEADGVVLPWLQWETSNDMSLSCKTKTEVPVISGNILPASAQEASAEFDGGKLISSSLGSWIPECKISREEKGGRLGYVGSHLSNSDGGAEVSKFDMDEYLALQHNEDLLFERLKQRKRIDSGSLILCGRTILWSLVEL
- the LOC105050539 gene encoding uncharacterized protein isoform X4 translates to MATAALRSTSRRAPIGGGGGVEDAGSSNCGGDRRRSRSLSRYSGRFPSPPPVSDDFSTPRGRFVNKVRVSGFPEISLDDLADEFFRARAESEEEEEEERRSAARRSDRRSSVASYRMETESSRRRGRSVSRPPDRRAADGKPTTGGSSRRQRSVTVARHRCSDSEKDLDLYNNTISQTKWTSIGNGSSQRPSSQKPTNQGHALRRSSQSSLLTYDETREVCSHKSETEKTIQAVDAQEKMEHPTGDGEGTGLYEAMHKEVRHAVEEIKTELEKVRVKTEPTTILNDSENQAKSLNVIQVITDIRRNYTTKLEQSEKWKQELLAELAAEEQHGQELTKIVKELLSSPKPAAAPERPSRSRSLNMFQRNNDRTRMSKRLTEEAERYFEDFLSNVEDADISSFDGEISDTSSTFRDLMLHNNLPETPTSLTKAAPLPVEADGVVLPWLQWETSNDMSLSCKTKTEVPVISGNILPASAQEASAEFDGGKLISSSLGSWIPECKISREEKGGRLGYVGSHLSNSDGGAEVSKFDMDEYLALQHNEDLLFERLKQRKRIDSGSLILCGRTILWSLVEL